In Nocardia asteroides, the following proteins share a genomic window:
- a CDS encoding SIMPL domain-containing protein encodes MGKKSWQASTTTVGRGTVRAIPDLIRVTLSVESRAETVAAAYGRAGDRVTAVVTALRAAGVNDADMATSGLSVRTETVYTDQGRSEISGYLATTGLSIALRDGTGTEPADTVAAAVTAGGDDVRLGGLTRGVADPEPLLARARDAAFDDAKAKAEQYAARAGVALGAVLQITEDTATPLPRAYDISAEMEAPMLMAKASSPVPVVPGETEIGAMVRVTWALD; translated from the coding sequence GTGGGCAAGAAATCCTGGCAGGCGAGCACCACGACGGTCGGGCGCGGCACGGTACGCGCGATTCCCGACCTGATCCGGGTCACCCTCTCGGTGGAGTCGCGCGCCGAGACGGTCGCGGCCGCCTACGGACGCGCCGGTGACCGGGTGACCGCCGTGGTCACGGCACTGCGCGCGGCCGGGGTGAACGATGCCGACATGGCCACCAGCGGCCTCAGTGTGCGCACCGAGACCGTCTACACCGATCAGGGCCGCAGCGAGATCTCCGGCTACCTGGCGACCACCGGGCTCAGCATCGCCCTGCGCGACGGCACCGGCACCGAGCCCGCCGACACCGTGGCGGCGGCCGTGACCGCGGGCGGGGACGACGTGCGCCTGGGCGGGCTCACCCGCGGCGTCGCCGACCCCGAACCGCTGCTGGCCCGGGCCCGCGACGCCGCCTTCGACGACGCGAAGGCCAAGGCCGAGCAGTACGCCGCGCGGGCGGGCGTCGCGCTGGGGGCGGTCCTGCAGATCACCGAGGACACGGCGACACCGCTGCCGCGCGCCTACGACATCAGCGCCGAGATGGAGGCGCCGATGCTGATGGCCAAGGCGAGTTCCCCCGTCCCGGTGGTGCCGGGCGAGACCGAGATCGGCGCGATGGTGCGGGTCACCTGGGCGCTGGACTGA
- a CDS encoding class I SAM-dependent RNA methyltransferase, whose protein sequence is MSDWRGQEFEIRLGPPGHGGFCVGRHEGRVVFVRHGLPGELVLARVTEDRGGSFCRADAIEIVEASPDRVPATCPVSGPGGAGCCDFSFATPAAQRALKATVVAEQLRRLAGVEREVTVEPIAGDSGEVTGGWRTRVRLVVDAAGRAGVHRYRSTDVLTDLRCPQPVAGALDGVAERQWTPGSDLVVAVDGDGVRHLVELAAIPDAAGPGGRPETPRGAGRGRGQRPARRRESPGRGGDERGAVRDRAAARKSATNAPREEWVMAGSGRAVEYVNGRRWELAATGFWQAHRGAAQCYSDLVAEWSGLAPGGSGWDLYSGVGVFAARLAEQTGQTGAVAAVESARAAVADGTEALRDLPWLDLRADRVERWVRSHAGTPDVVVLDPPRAGAGKEVVAAVTDADPRRIVHIGCDPASFARDLGLYLDAGYHLADLRAFDAFPATHHVECVALLDR, encoded by the coding sequence ATGAGCGATTGGCGCGGACAGGAATTCGAGATCCGGCTCGGGCCGCCCGGGCACGGCGGCTTCTGCGTGGGCAGGCACGAGGGCCGGGTGGTGTTCGTGCGCCACGGCCTGCCCGGTGAGCTGGTGCTGGCCCGGGTCACCGAGGACCGCGGCGGCTCGTTCTGCCGGGCCGACGCGATCGAGATCGTCGAGGCCTCGCCCGATCGGGTGCCCGCCACCTGTCCGGTGTCCGGGCCGGGCGGCGCGGGCTGCTGTGACTTCTCCTTCGCCACCCCGGCGGCCCAGCGGGCGCTCAAGGCGACCGTGGTGGCCGAGCAGCTGCGCAGGCTGGCCGGGGTCGAGCGGGAGGTGACCGTCGAGCCGATCGCCGGTGACTCCGGTGAGGTCACCGGCGGCTGGCGCACCCGGGTGCGCCTGGTCGTGGACGCGGCGGGCCGCGCCGGCGTGCACCGCTACCGCAGCACCGACGTGCTCACCGACCTGCGCTGCCCACAGCCGGTGGCGGGTGCGCTCGACGGGGTGGCGGAGCGGCAGTGGACGCCGGGATCGGATCTGGTCGTCGCGGTCGACGGTGACGGCGTGCGGCATCTGGTCGAGCTGGCCGCGATCCCCGACGCCGCCGGGCCGGGCGGCCGTCCGGAGACACCGCGCGGCGCGGGACGCGGCCGGGGACAGCGGCCCGCGCGCCGCCGGGAATCCCCGGGCCGTGGCGGCGACGAGCGCGGCGCGGTCCGCGACCGGGCCGCCGCGCGCAAGTCGGCCACCAACGCGCCCCGCGAGGAATGGGTGATGGCGGGCTCGGGGCGCGCCGTGGAATACGTGAACGGCCGGCGCTGGGAGCTGGCGGCCACCGGCTTCTGGCAGGCGCATCGCGGTGCCGCCCAGTGCTATTCGGATCTCGTCGCCGAGTGGTCGGGGCTCGCGCCCGGCGGGTCGGGCTGGGATCTGTACAGCGGGGTCGGTGTCTTCGCCGCGCGGCTGGCCGAGCAGACCGGGCAGACCGGCGCGGTCGCGGCCGTGGAGTCGGCGCGCGCCGCCGTCGCCGACGGCACCGAGGCGCTGCGTGACCTGCCCTGGCTGGACCTGCGCGCCGATCGGGTCGAACGCTGGGTCCGCTCGCACGCCGGCACACCGGACGTGGTGGTCCTCGACCCGCCGCGCGCCGGGGCGGGCAAGGAGGTCGTCGCCGCCGTCACCGACGCCGACCCGCGCCGGATCGTGCACATCGGCTGCGACCCGGCCTCGTTCGCTCGCGACCTGGGCCTGTACCTGGACGCGGGCTACCACCTGGCCGACCTGCGCGCCTTCGACGCGTTCCCGGCCACCCATCACGTGGAGTGCGTCGCGCTGCTCGACCGCTGA
- a CDS encoding APC family permease translates to MSKLTTAAKRLLLGRPFRSDSLGHTLLPKRIALPVFASDAMSSVAYAPEEIFLVLSAAGISAYLYAPWVGLAVAFVMAVVVASYRQNVHAYPSGGGDYEVATTNLGPNAGLTVGSALLVDYVLTVAVSISSAASNIGSAVPFVATHKVLFAVVAIAVLTAINLRGVRESGKAFAIPTYAFIVGMVVMLAWGLIRIFVLGDDIKAESAGFGLNAEDEHLYGLAFAFLIARAFSSGCAALTGVEAISNGVPAFRKPKSRNAATTLLMLGTIAIVLLMGIIILAQKIGIVYAHDTANLVGAPADYHQKTLIAQLAETVFHGFPIGFFFITIVTALILVLAANTAFNGFPVLGSILAQDRYLPRQLHTRGDRLAFSNGILFLSGAAIAFVVLFGAEVTKLIQLYIVGVFVSFVLSQTGMLRHWTRLLRTETDPGQRAKMKRSRVINAIGLTATGAVLVIVLITKFFAGAWIAILTMVAIFVVMKLIRRHYDSVSRELDESDWDGVLPSRTHSIVLVSKLHLPTRRALAYARATRPDTLEAVTVNVDDADTRKLVREWENSEINVPLKVIESPYREITKPVLDYVKRVRKDAPRDVVTVFIPEYVVGHWWEQVLHNQSALRLKGRLLFEPGVMVTSVPWQLSSSTRAKQAADINAPGSVRRGFEQPGRRR, encoded by the coding sequence GTGTCCAAGTTGACGACGGCAGCCAAGCGATTGCTGCTGGGCAGGCCGTTCCGCAGCGATTCCCTCGGCCACACGTTGTTGCCCAAGCGTATCGCTCTTCCGGTGTTCGCCTCCGACGCGATGTCGTCGGTGGCGTACGCGCCGGAGGAGATCTTCCTGGTGCTGTCGGCGGCCGGTATCTCCGCCTATCTGTACGCGCCCTGGGTCGGTCTGGCCGTCGCGTTCGTGATGGCCGTGGTGGTCGCCAGCTACCGGCAGAATGTGCACGCCTATCCCTCCGGCGGCGGTGACTACGAGGTTGCCACCACCAACCTCGGACCCAACGCCGGCCTGACCGTCGGCAGCGCGCTGCTGGTGGACTACGTGCTCACGGTGGCGGTGTCGATCTCGTCGGCGGCGTCCAACATCGGCTCGGCCGTCCCGTTCGTGGCCACCCACAAGGTGCTCTTCGCGGTGGTGGCGATCGCCGTGCTCACCGCGATCAACCTGCGTGGGGTCCGGGAATCCGGCAAGGCCTTCGCGATTCCGACCTACGCCTTCATCGTCGGCATGGTGGTGATGCTGGCCTGGGGCCTGATCCGGATCTTCGTGCTCGGCGACGACATCAAGGCCGAGTCGGCCGGATTCGGGCTCAACGCCGAGGACGAGCACCTCTACGGCCTGGCCTTCGCCTTCCTCATCGCCCGCGCCTTCTCCTCCGGCTGTGCCGCGCTCACCGGTGTGGAGGCGATCAGCAACGGTGTGCCCGCGTTCCGGAAACCCAAGTCGCGCAACGCGGCGACCACGCTGCTGATGCTGGGCACCATCGCCATCGTGCTGCTGATGGGCATCATCATCCTGGCCCAGAAGATCGGCATCGTCTACGCCCACGACACCGCGAACCTGGTCGGCGCGCCCGCCGACTACCACCAGAAGACGCTGATCGCCCAGCTCGCCGAGACGGTGTTCCACGGGTTCCCGATCGGGTTCTTCTTCATCACCATCGTCACCGCGCTGATCCTGGTGCTGGCGGCCAACACCGCGTTCAACGGTTTCCCGGTGCTGGGCTCGATCCTGGCGCAGGATCGCTACCTGCCGCGCCAGCTGCACACCCGCGGCGACCGGCTGGCCTTCTCCAACGGCATCCTGTTCCTGTCCGGCGCCGCCATCGCGTTCGTGGTGCTGTTCGGCGCCGAGGTGACCAAGCTCATCCAGCTCTACATCGTCGGCGTGTTCGTCTCGTTCGTGCTGAGCCAGACCGGCATGCTGCGGCACTGGACGCGGCTGCTGCGCACCGAGACCGACCCGGGGCAGCGCGCGAAGATGAAGCGGTCGCGGGTGATCAACGCGATCGGCCTGACCGCGACCGGCGCCGTGCTGGTGATCGTGCTGATCACCAAGTTCTTCGCCGGCGCCTGGATCGCGATCCTGACGATGGTGGCGATCTTCGTGGTGATGAAGCTCATCCGCCGCCACTACGACTCGGTCTCGCGCGAGCTCGACGAATCCGACTGGGACGGCGTGCTGCCCAGCCGCACCCATTCCATCGTGCTGGTCTCCAAACTGCACCTGCCGACCCGGCGCGCACTGGCCTACGCCCGCGCGACCCGGCCGGACACGCTCGAGGCGGTGACCGTGAACGTCGACGACGCCGACACCCGCAAGCTGGTCCGCGAGTGGGAGAACAGCGAGATCAACGTGCCGCTGAAGGTGATCGAATCGCCGTATCGCGAGATCACCAAGCCGGTGCTGGACTACGTCAAACGGGTCCGCAAGGACGCGCCGCGCGACGTGGTCACCGTGTTCATCCCCGAGTACGTGGTCGGGCACTGGTGGGAGCAGGTGCTGCACAACCAGTCCGCGCTGCGCCTGAAGGGCAGGCTGCTGTTCGAGCCGGGCGTGATGGTGACCAGTGTGCCGTGGCAGCTCAGTTCGTCGACGCGGGCGAAGCAGGCCGCCGACATCAACGCGCCGGGCTCGGTGCGTCGTGGCTTCGAGCAGCCGGGTCGTCGTCGATGA
- a CDS encoding potassium channel family protein — translation MYVVIMGCGRVGSSLARALVRVGHEVTVIDRDPSAFRRLGEGFTGQEVVGVGFDRDVLTRAGIERADAFAAVSSGDNSNIISARVAREMFGVERVVARIYDAKRAEVYERLGIPTIATVPWTTDRFLRTLIGDNSTTTWRDPTGAVAVTQLTLHEDWSGRTVRDLERELGVRVAFVLRFGQGLLPDSKTIVQADDVVYVAVTSGSVGEAVAMAAKAPVSED, via the coding sequence GTGTACGTAGTGATCATGGGGTGCGGACGGGTCGGCTCGTCGCTGGCGCGCGCCCTGGTCCGGGTGGGACACGAGGTCACGGTGATCGACCGCGATCCCAGCGCGTTCCGCCGGCTCGGCGAGGGTTTCACCGGCCAGGAAGTGGTGGGTGTCGGTTTCGACCGGGATGTGCTGACCCGGGCGGGGATCGAGCGCGCCGACGCGTTCGCCGCGGTGTCCTCCGGCGACAACTCCAACATCATCTCGGCCCGGGTGGCCAGGGAGATGTTCGGGGTCGAGCGGGTCGTGGCCCGGATCTACGACGCCAAGCGCGCCGAGGTCTACGAGCGGCTCGGCATCCCCACCATCGCCACCGTGCCGTGGACCACCGACCGGTTCCTGCGCACCCTGATCGGCGACAACTCCACCACCACCTGGCGCGACCCCACGGGCGCGGTGGCGGTCACCCAGCTCACCCTGCACGAGGACTGGTCCGGGCGCACGGTGCGCGACCTGGAACGCGAACTGGGCGTGCGGGTCGCCTTCGTCCTGCGCTTCGGCCAGGGGCTGCTGCCCGACTCCAAGACCATCGTCCAGGCCGACGACGTGGTGTACGTCGCGGTGACGTCCGGCAGTGTCGGTGAGGCGGTCGCCATGGCCGCCAAGGCTCCCGTGAGCGAGGACTGA
- a CDS encoding potassium channel family protein, producing the protein MKVAIAGAGAVGRSIARELLRGGHRVMLLERQLDHIEPAAIPDAVWVHADACELSLLENAGLETYEVVIAATGDDKANLVHSLLAKTEFGVRRVVARVNDPRNEWLFDESWGVDVAVSTPRLLASLVEEAVSVGDLVRLMTLRQGQANLVEITLPADTQLAGKPVRTLVMPRDTALVTILRGGRVIVPQPDDPFEGDDELLFVTSVEAEEDLRLTLATHGIKP; encoded by the coding sequence ATGAAGGTGGCCATCGCCGGAGCGGGCGCCGTCGGACGCTCGATCGCCAGGGAACTGCTACGCGGCGGGCATCGGGTGATGTTGCTCGAACGCCAGCTCGACCACATCGAACCCGCCGCCATTCCCGACGCGGTGTGGGTGCACGCCGATGCCTGCGAGCTCTCCCTGCTGGAGAACGCGGGGCTCGAGACCTACGAGGTGGTCATCGCCGCCACCGGCGACGACAAGGCGAATCTGGTGCACAGCCTGCTCGCCAAGACCGAGTTCGGGGTGCGCCGGGTGGTGGCCCGGGTCAACGATCCGCGCAACGAGTGGCTGTTCGACGAGTCCTGGGGTGTCGACGTCGCGGTGTCGACGCCGCGGCTGCTGGCCTCGCTCGTCGAGGAGGCCGTGTCGGTGGGCGATCTGGTGCGGCTGATGACGCTGCGGCAGGGCCAGGCCAACCTGGTCGAGATCACCCTGCCCGCCGACACCCAGCTGGCGGGCAAGCCGGTGCGCACCCTGGTCATGCCGCGCGACACGGCGCTGGTGACGATCCTGCGCGGCGGCCGGGTCATCGTGCCGCAGCCCGACGACCCGTTCGAGGGCGACGACGAACTGCTGTTCGTCACCTCGGTGGAGGCCGAAGAGGACCTGCGCCTGACCCTGGCCACCCACGGCATCAAACCGTAA
- the shbA gene encoding RNA polymerase sigma factor ShbA — translation MATEHRPAGPSKKANAAVLSESKRIGAELDALIGPAAAGDRAAVAEIVRLVHPLVRRYCSARMGATGHLTVTADDVTQEVLIATVTAIPRYRDQGKSFLAFVYGIAANKVSDAFRRGKHTAYPVAEVPDTACGAAGPEEWALALERRAATRELMEVLAPNHREVLVMRIVLGWSAAQTAEAIGTSPGVVRVMQHRALNKLRAELKVA, via the coding sequence ATGGCTACCGAGCACCGCCCCGCAGGCCCGTCGAAGAAGGCGAACGCCGCCGTGCTGTCGGAGAGCAAGCGCATCGGAGCCGAACTCGACGCGCTGATCGGGCCCGCCGCCGCCGGTGATCGCGCCGCCGTCGCCGAGATCGTGCGCCTGGTGCACCCGCTGGTCCGGCGCTACTGTTCGGCGCGGATGGGCGCCACCGGGCACCTCACCGTCACCGCCGACGACGTCACCCAGGAAGTGCTGATCGCCACCGTCACCGCCATCCCGCGCTACCGCGACCAGGGCAAGTCGTTCCTGGCGTTCGTGTACGGCATCGCCGCCAACAAGGTCTCCGACGCGTTCCGCCGCGGCAAGCACACCGCCTACCCGGTGGCCGAGGTGCCCGACACCGCCTGCGGCGCCGCCGGCCCCGAGGAGTGGGCGCTGGCGCTGGAACGCCGCGCGGCCACCCGCGAACTGATGGAGGTGCTGGCGCCCAACCATCGCGAGGTGCTGGTGATGCGGATCGTGCTGGGCTGGAGCGCCGCGCAGACCGCCGAGGCCATCGGCACCAGCCCGGGCGTGGTGCGGGTGATGCAGCACCGCGCGCTCAACAAGCTGCGCGCGGAACTGAAGGTCGCCTGA
- a CDS encoding DUF3159 domain-containing protein produces the protein MPSSDEFRTAADPEPTVVLPVPASNEVDPETDAEVEKAEQTLLEQLGGFSGLIYSTLPVLVFVPVNSLAGLTAAIWAALGVAAGVLAWRLFRHDPVQPAISGFLGVGLCAFIAYRAGEAKGFFLFGIYTSLVYGGVFLLSILFRWPLVGVIWGALNGHGTAWRADRRIRRLYDLATVVWVVVFAARYLVQSQLYDTDHTTWLAVARIGMGWPLTAVALVVTVWAVRRAGHLPVEKGQSARAGTDSAPA, from the coding sequence ATGCCCTCCAGCGACGAGTTCCGCACCGCCGCGGACCCCGAACCGACTGTCGTGCTGCCGGTGCCGGCCTCGAATGAGGTGGACCCCGAGACCGACGCCGAGGTCGAGAAGGCCGAGCAGACCCTGCTCGAGCAGCTCGGCGGATTCAGCGGCCTGATCTACTCCACCCTGCCCGTGCTGGTGTTCGTGCCGGTGAACTCCCTGGCCGGGCTCACCGCGGCCATCTGGGCGGCGCTGGGCGTCGCCGCGGGCGTGCTGGCGTGGCGGCTGTTCCGCCACGATCCCGTGCAGCCGGCGATCTCCGGCTTCCTCGGTGTGGGCCTGTGCGCGTTCATCGCCTACCGGGCGGGGGAGGCCAAGGGCTTCTTCCTGTTCGGCATCTACACCAGCCTGGTGTACGGCGGGGTGTTCCTGCTGTCGATCCTGTTCCGCTGGCCCCTGGTCGGCGTGATCTGGGGCGCGCTCAACGGGCACGGCACCGCCTGGCGCGCCGACCGGCGCATCCGCAGGCTCTACGACCTGGCCACCGTCGTGTGGGTGGTGGTCTTCGCCGCCCGCTATCTGGTCCAGTCGCAGCTCTACGACACCGACCACACCACCTGGCTGGCCGTGGCCAGGATCGGGATGGGCTGGCCGCTGACGGCGGTGGCGCTGGTGGTCACCGTGTGGGCGGTCCGGCGGGCCGGGCACCTGCCGGTGGAGAAGGGCCAGTCCGCCCGCGCCGGAACGGATTCCGCGCCCGCCTGA
- a CDS encoding OB-fold nucleic acid binding domain-containing protein: MSSSTGGHKSGSGPDSGYFRRLGRRLTADIDQLDAEELAETADASGARRAVDCCRGEEATILGRLRSVEACPKAAGATVQAEFFDGTDAITLVWIGRRRIPGIEPGRRILVRGRVGDRDGRKVIFNPYYELRGNS; this comes from the coding sequence ATGTCGTCATCCACGGGCGGACACAAGTCGGGATCGGGTCCGGACTCGGGATATTTTCGTCGACTCGGCCGCCGCCTGACCGCCGATATCGACCAGCTCGACGCCGAGGAACTGGCGGAGACCGCCGATGCCTCCGGCGCCCGCCGGGCGGTGGACTGTTGTCGTGGCGAAGAGGCGACCATCCTGGGCAGGCTGCGCAGTGTGGAGGCCTGTCCGAAGGCCGCGGGCGCGACCGTGCAGGCCGAGTTCTTCGACGGCACCGACGCGATCACCCTCGTCTGGATCGGTCGCAGGCGCATCCCCGGCATCGAACCGGGCAGGCGCATCCTGGTCCGTGGCCGCGTCGGCGACCGCGACGGCCGCAAGGTGATCTTCAACCCCTACTACGAACTGCGCGGGAACAGCTGA
- a CDS encoding alpha/beta fold hydrolase, with translation MLRTPPQVTVVALPGTGSDADFAARAFGPAAAAHGLAFQAVEPDPQAVIASCTAALDAAAARGPVLAAGISLGAAIALDWAAERPAAVVGVITALPAWTGPETAACPAALSASVTAGQLRADGLDAVLARMRASSPAWLADALTQSWRGQWPHLPRALDEAAAYAWPTLEQLAGTRVPVAVVGASDDPVHPIAVAEEWATTLPHAGLRRVTLDALGADPAVLGHAGFTELAALQDDSARALPAPH, from the coding sequence GTGTTGCGCACCCCACCCCAGGTCACCGTGGTCGCCCTGCCCGGAACCGGTTCCGACGCCGATTTCGCCGCCCGTGCGTTCGGGCCCGCGGCCGCCGCGCACGGCCTGGCGTTCCAGGCCGTCGAACCGGATCCCCAGGCCGTGATCGCGAGCTGTACCGCGGCTTTGGACGCCGCCGCTGCCCGTGGTCCCGTCCTGGCCGCGGGGATCTCCCTCGGCGCCGCGATCGCGCTCGACTGGGCAGCCGAACGACCGGCCGCGGTGGTCGGTGTCATTACCGCATTACCCGCGTGGACGGGTCCCGAAACCGCCGCCTGCCCGGCCGCGCTGAGCGCCTCGGTTACCGCCGGGCAACTGCGCGCCGACGGTCTGGACGCGGTGCTGGCGCGGATGCGGGCGTCGAGCCCGGCCTGGCTGGCCGACGCGCTCACCCAGTCCTGGCGCGGCCAGTGGCCGCACCTGCCGCGGGCATTGGACGAGGCCGCCGCCTACGCTTGGCCGACCCTCGAACAGCTGGCGGGCACCCGGGTTCCGGTGGCCGTGGTCGGCGCGAGCGACGACCCGGTCCACCCGATCGCCGTCGCCGAGGAGTGGGCGACGACGCTGCCCCACGCCGGACTGCGGCGGGTCACCCTGGACGCGCTCGGCGCGGACCCCGCGGTGCTCGGACACGCCGGATTCACCGAACTGGCCGCCCTGCAGGACGATTCGGCACGCGCGCTGCCCGCCCCGCACTGA
- a CDS encoding DUF3710 domain-containing protein, translated as MFGKKKRAPRADERYDDAVYDDADDYVEAGEFDEFEDDYDTDEFPRPDFARLDFDDAPTDERIYGNFDHEPDAAAGPYDISEVTDEMVARRLDLGSVVIPVPDGGQLQVEMSPDGTPQAVHLATEHGRLTVAAYAAPKSSGQWRTVAADLAESLRGDGASVAVEKGPWGREVKAITEGADLRFIGVDGPRWMIRLVAAGPSGAVDERSPLIAAARAVLADAVVRRGEEPLPVRDPLPVVLPQELAEQLAAAHQQQVLAQQQALAAQAAAAQAAPTSALPPKLPDEPRRGADGSAMQQLGLN; from the coding sequence CTGTTCGGTAAGAAGAAGCGCGCGCCGCGCGCGGACGAACGCTACGACGACGCGGTCTACGACGACGCCGACGACTACGTCGAGGCCGGCGAATTCGACGAGTTCGAGGACGACTACGACACCGACGAGTTCCCGCGCCCCGACTTCGCGCGCCTGGACTTCGACGACGCCCCGACCGACGAGCGCATCTACGGCAACTTCGACCACGAGCCGGACGCCGCCGCGGGACCATACGACATCAGCGAGGTCACCGACGAGATGGTCGCGCGCCGCCTCGATCTGGGCTCGGTGGTCATCCCCGTGCCGGACGGCGGTCAGCTGCAGGTGGAGATGAGCCCCGACGGCACCCCGCAGGCGGTGCACCTGGCCACCGAGCACGGCAGGCTCACCGTGGCCGCCTACGCGGCGCCCAAGTCGTCGGGTCAGTGGCGCACGGTCGCCGCCGACCTGGCCGAGTCGCTGCGCGGTGACGGCGCGAGCGTGGCCGTGGAGAAGGGGCCGTGGGGCCGGGAGGTCAAGGCGATCACCGAGGGCGCGGATCTGCGCTTCATCGGTGTCGACGGGCCGCGCTGGATGATCCGGCTCGTCGCGGCGGGCCCCTCGGGCGCGGTGGACGAGCGCAGCCCGCTGATCGCGGCCGCGCGCGCGGTACTGGCCGACGCCGTGGTCCGTCGCGGCGAAGAGCCGCTGCCGGTGCGTGACCCGCTGCCGGTGGTGCTGCCGCAGGAACTGGCCGAGCAGCTCGCCGCCGCCCATCAGCAGCAGGTGCTGGCCCAGCAGCAGGCGCTGGCCGCCCAGGCCGCGGCCGCGCAGGCCGCGCCGACCTCGGCGCTGCCGCCGAAGCTGCCCGACGAGCCGCGCCGGGGTGCGGACGGCTCGGCGATGCAGCAGCTCGGCCTGAACTGA
- the dut gene encoding dUTP diphosphatase — protein sequence MNALAPIPLRRLDPGIPVPTRAHPGDAGVDLCTTEDVIIEPGERVLVGTGIAIALPVGTVGLIHPRSGLAAKAGLSVVNTPGTVDAGYRGEIKVCLINHDPRTAIELRRGDRVAQLLVQRVELVEFAEVDDLDETARGTGGYGSSGGHASLSGEEA from the coding sequence GTGAACGCACTTGCACCGATTCCGCTGCGGCGGCTCGATCCCGGCATTCCCGTGCCGACGCGTGCCCATCCGGGTGACGCGGGCGTCGATCTCTGTACCACCGAGGACGTGATCATCGAACCGGGCGAGCGGGTGCTGGTCGGCACCGGGATCGCGATCGCGCTGCCTGTCGGCACGGTGGGGCTGATCCATCCGCGCTCCGGTCTGGCCGCCAAGGCGGGCCTGTCGGTGGTCAACACCCCGGGCACCGTCGACGCCGGCTACCGCGGCGAGATCAAGGTGTGCCTGATCAACCACGACCCGCGCACGGCCATCGAGCTGCGCCGCGGCGACCGCGTCGCGCAGTTGCTGGTGCAGCGGGTCGAGCTGGTCGAGTTCGCCGAGGTCGACGACCTCGACGAGACCGCCCGTGGCACCGGCGGATATGGGTCGAGCGGCGGGCATGCCAGCCTGTCCGGCGAGGAGGCGTAA
- a CDS encoding DUF3093 domain-containing protein, whose amino-acid sequence MPDQPHSPTTDTPDTERSASAGNSVSPYRERLWVPLWWWPIGFAIAGLLAAEIHMGAPGLRAWLPYVLLAPVPVWILLWMSRHRLEVAVAADGTAELRVDRAHLPVSFVARAAAVAPTAKSAALGRQLDPAAYVQHRAWIGPMALLVLDDPDDPTPYWLVSTRRPDRVLAALGLPSAG is encoded by the coding sequence GTGCCCGACCAGCCCCATTCCCCGACCACCGACACCCCGGACACCGAGCGTTCGGCGTCCGCCGGAAACAGTGTCTCGCCCTACCGCGAACGGTTGTGGGTGCCGCTGTGGTGGTGGCCGATCGGCTTCGCCATCGCGGGCCTGCTCGCCGCCGAGATCCACATGGGCGCGCCCGGGCTGCGCGCCTGGCTGCCCTATGTGCTGCTGGCGCCGGTCCCGGTCTGGATCCTGCTGTGGATGAGCAGGCATCGGCTGGAGGTCGCTGTGGCCGCCGACGGTACGGCGGAACTGCGCGTGGACCGGGCCCACCTGCCGGTGAGCTTCGTCGCGCGCGCCGCGGCCGTCGCCCCGACGGCCAAGAGCGCGGCCCTGGGCCGACAGCTCGACCCCGCCGCGTATGTGCAGCACCGGGCCTGGATCGGGCCGATGGCGCTGCTGGTTCTGGACGATCCGGACGATCCGACGCCGTACTGGTTGGTCAGTACGCGCCGGCCGGACCGGGTCCTGGCCGCGCTCGGGCTGCCGAGCGCGGGCTGA
- a CDS encoding DUF4193 domain-containing protein has product MATDYDAPRRTESDEVSEDSLEELKARRNEAQSAVVDIDESDTAESFELPGADLSEEVLSVRVIPKQADEFTCSSCFLVHHRSRLASEKGGQMICMDCAA; this is encoded by the coding sequence ATGGCAACCGACTATGACGCACCGCGGCGCACCGAATCCGACGAAGTGTCGGAGGATTCGCTCGAGGAGCTGAAGGCCCGCCGCAACGAGGCGCAGTCCGCCGTCGTGGACATCGACGAGTCCGATACAGCGGAATCGTTCGAGCTTCCCGGCGCGGACCTGTCCGAGGAAGTACTGAGCGTTCGGGTGATCCCGAAGCAGGCTGACGAGTTCACCTGTTCGAGCTGCTTCCTCGTGCATCACCGCAGCCGCCTGGCCAGCGAAAAGGGCGGCCAGATGATCTGCATGGACTGCGCCGCCTAG